AAATGAAGGTTTTGGTATCTCCTTTATTGAATCAATGGCCTGCCGAATTCCAACGATAGGAACCAGAGTTGGTGGTATTACCGATATAATTATCAATGGAAAGAATGGATTGCTTGTACCACCGAAAGATGTTGGAACGTTGACCGGGGCAATACGGAAAGTGATTCAAGACAAAAATTTCGGTCGTGTCATTGCGGAGCAAGGGCTGAAAACGGTAAAAGAAAAGTTTACCTGGGGAGTAGTGCTCAAGCAAATGGCAAACGTATACGAGGAAATAATGGGTGTGAACAGGGACGGAGATGGGCAATGAAGATACTATTGGCCACGCCAATATTCCCCCCCGAAATAGGTGGTCCGGCAACTTATTCTTATGAAGTATCAAGGCGACTTGTGGAAAAAGGTCACGACGTGCGCATAGTGACCTTTACCGACGCAAAACCCAAAGTCGAAAATGTTGAAGTTATTCCGGTACGCTTGAATTACGGGTTTCTCGGCACCCTGAGAAGACAATTACGGCTGTTCTTCACCCTCCTGCGTGCTGCCAGGGGAATGGACCTGCTCTACGCACAGGGGGCAGTGGTGGTTGGCTTCTGCTCTCTCATTGTTGGAAAGCTGCTAAAGAAGCCGGTGGTAGTTAAATTCGTCGGCGATGTTGCCTGGGAACAGGCGGTTAATACTGGGAAAACAAACAAGTTACTGGAGGAATTTTTGATTCAACCAGATGGTGGGCTTTACATTAAGCTGATAATGCGGATACAGCGATTCGTCTTTCACCAGGCTGCCAGAGTAATTACCCCCTCATATTATCTGAAAAATCTATTGGTAGAGTTTTATCAGGTGCCAAGTTCAAAAATCGAGGTTGTATACAACGCGGTTGAATTGGTCGAAGTCAAAGCTGCCAAAGAGAAATATGGACAGCCGATGGCGATTACCATCGGCAGACTTGTGGCGTGGAAGGGAATCGATGAGTTGATAACATTAGTGCCCGCACTGACTGAGAAGTATCATAATTTCAAGCTGCTGGTCGTTGGGGATGGGCCAGAGCGTGATAGACTGAAACAGCACCGCCTCGAGACCGGAGTTGAGCCATATGTTATCTTTACTGGTATAGTGAACCACGAGCAGACACTCGCTCTATTGAAGCGTGCGGATGTATTTATCCTGAACTCTAAGTACGAAGGTTTGCCGCACACGGTCATTGAAGCAATGGCGTGCCGATGCCCGGTAATTGCCACCGGCCTTGAAGGTACGAGGGAGGTCATTGAAGACGGTCGAAATGGGATAACTATTGAACCGGGTAATACACAGCAGCTCCAGGAAAAGCTGGTTTTTCTCCTTGAAAATGAGCCGTTAAGGCAGAAAATGATAGCAGAAGCCTACGAAACGGTGGTGAAAAAATTCACCTGGGGAAGCACGTTGGGCGAGCTGGAGCAAATCTTAAGCCTGACCGCGAGATAATCAGATGCATATCCTCATGTTCAGTTACGACAGGACACTGGTTGAAGGGAAGCAGGTTGGTGATACCCTGCTTCGGCACAAGTGTTACGCTGATTATCTGGATAAGCTGGACATTGTGGTGCCGGCACCGTCCAGAACACGGCAGGCTGAGATAAAGGTGAGCGAAAAATTAACTATATTCCCGAGCCATGGTCCCAGAGTGCTTTCGTGGCTGAGGGCTTATTTGAAAGCGAGGAATATTTGTAAGCAAAGCAAGGTGGATATCATTGCGACTCAAGATGCGCTCCTTGGCTTTCTGGGCGTTATGCTGCGAAAAAAGTTCGGGTGTCGATTACAGATAAACGCCTTTGGTCTTGAAATATTCAATGATTGGTGGCTACGGCAAAGATGGCTCAATCGAGGATATGCTTTTATCATGCGCTGGACACTGCATCGCGCAGACCTGATAAGAACAGACGCAACGCGAAACCAGAAAATTCTGATTGAAAAGATGCGGCTAAAGCCAGAAAAAGTAGTCGTGATACCGGCGCTTCCCACTCAGGAAAGCATCGACCAATTCAGAGGCGCTGCTGGAGAGACAGTAAAGTCCAGCCTTAGAGGGAACAGGTATGATGGGATAGTGCTCTTTGTTGGAGCACTGGAGAGGGTTAAGAATATCCCGAACCTATTAAGGGCGGCCAAGCTGGTACTCGCTGCCTGCCCGCGGACTTTGTTTGCCATCATCGGCAACGGGCCGGAAAAAGAAAACCTCGAGAAGCTATGCCAGGAACTGGACATTTCACAAAGCATCCGGTTCCTGGGAATCATTCCGTATGACGAACTCCCAGCTTACTATGCAGCCTGTGACCTGGTAGTTCTGCCTTCGTGGAGCGAAGGGTTTGCCCGCATTCTGATGGAAGCCTCGTTGGCCGCTAAGCCAATCGTCGCCACCGATGTTGGCGGGGTGACTGATATCGTTATCGATGGCGAGACCGGGTATATCGTTCCCGTCAATGATTCCCAGCAATTAGCCGGGAGGATGAAGGAATTGCTGCAGGATAAACAAAAAGCTACTCAGATGGGAGATAAAGGATATAAGCGGGCGGTAAGCCTCTTTGATTTTGAGGCCAATACCAAAAAATTGATAACCGCCTGGGAAACAATGATTAAACCTCGCGGGGATAAAGGATAATGCTCTGGCTAGTCACCGATGTCGATACCGAGTTTGATAGCGTCCGCTTTTACGGTAAGCCAAAGTACTCGGCTGATGTAGGGCTTACCGAGGGCGTTCCGCATTTGCTGGAATTCTTCGCCAAGTATAACATCAGAGCCACCTTTCATATTCAGGAGCAGCGTGACCCGGAACAGAGCATCCTGTTACGCTATCCCGAAGTCTATGAACAGGTGAGCGAATACGGCCAGGAGGTCTCGGTCCACGTCCATATCAAGCAGGCCGATTATGCCGCGCGTAAATCGGAAATAACGGCGGCAGTAACTAGATTGAGGGAGAACGGATATAACATCTCGTCCTTTAAAGCGGACTGGTATTTCAGCAACGAGAACACTATCAGAGCCCTCGAGGAACTAAATATAGCCTATGACTGTTCGCCGTTGAAAAACTCAGTGGTGGGTTCGATGCGATGGTATGATATGCCGGACTCACCTTACCACCCCAGTTATGATGATATCACCAAAACAGGCGATGCCAGGCTCCTGATGATTCCCATCACCGATACCAGGCTTGGCATAACCATCCACGAGAATAAAAGCCATGAACTGGAATTGATGAAGCGGGGTGCGGAAACCCTGGCGGCTGTGGCTGAGGAAATGTCGGAACCGGTCATCCTTTACTTCAGCACGCACTCCTGGAAACCGATAGAAGTTGACGGGTCGGGATTCAGAGATTGGGAAGTCAGGCGGCGCAATGAGTTCTTCAGTTTCCTGTCTCAGTATAAATTTAAATCGCTTACCGTCAGTGAGGCCGGTCAGCTCTGGCAAGAAGGTGGCTACAGACCGTATTTCCTGAATCTGCCTGATTTACTTGGCAACTACCGCTCTCTCTTCAATCCTCTGCGGCACTTCTGGCT
This DNA window, taken from Chloroflexota bacterium, encodes the following:
- a CDS encoding glycosyltransferase family 4 protein, encoding MKILLATPIFPPEIGGPATYSYEVSRRLVEKGHDVRIVTFTDAKPKVENVEVIPVRLNYGFLGTLRRQLRLFFTLLRAARGMDLLYAQGAVVVGFCSLIVGKLLKKPVVVKFVGDVAWEQAVNTGKTNKLLEEFLIQPDGGLYIKLIMRIQRFVFHQAARVITPSYYLKNLLVEFYQVPSSKIEVVYNAVELVEVKAAKEKYGQPMAITIGRLVAWKGIDELITLVPALTEKYHNFKLLVVGDGPERDRLKQHRLETGVEPYVIFTGIVNHEQTLALLKRADVFILNSKYEGLPHTVIEAMACRCPVIATGLEGTREVIEDGRNGITIEPGNTQQLQEKLVFLLENEPLRQKMIAEAYETVVKKFTWGSTLGELEQILSLTAR
- a CDS encoding glycosyltransferase family 4 protein, which gives rise to MHILMFSYDRTLVEGKQVGDTLLRHKCYADYLDKLDIVVPAPSRTRQAEIKVSEKLTIFPSHGPRVLSWLRAYLKARNICKQSKVDIIATQDALLGFLGVMLRKKFGCRLQINAFGLEIFNDWWLRQRWLNRGYAFIMRWTLHRADLIRTDATRNQKILIEKMRLKPEKVVVIPALPTQESIDQFRGAAGETVKSSLRGNRYDGIVLFVGALERVKNIPNLLRAAKLVLAACPRTLFAIIGNGPEKENLEKLCQELDISQSIRFLGIIPYDELPAYYAACDLVVLPSWSEGFARILMEASLAAKPIVATDVGGVTDIVIDGETGYIVPVNDSQQLAGRMKELLQDKQKATQMGDKGYKRAVSLFDFEANTKKLITAWETMIKPRGDKG